The nucleotide window CGCAGTTTACTCCGAATGTTTTGCACGGATTTTTTACTGGGTTTGATTAGCAGTTTTAATCCGGTTTTACTGGTAGAGACTTGGTATTGTCTAATATTGAATCCGAGAAAATCAAATCCTTCATTTAGATGGATTATTTTTGTCTTTTCATCTGATAGGGTAAGCCCCTTGGGCTTCATCCATTCAGAGAGGATTTTGACTGCATTTTCTGCATCTTCTTTGGACTCACAGAAGACAACAAAGTCATCCGCATATCTTACCAGTCCTCTTGATGAGCGAAGTTCACCCTCTTTATTATACTTAATTCCAAGGGCTGATTCCATGCCGTGCAAAGCTATATTAGCTAATATTGGACTGACAATAGAACCTTGAGGAGTACCTGCATTTGTTGGATGCCATATTTCCTCTTCCATATATCCTGCTTTGAGCCATTGCTTGATTAATTCAAGTGCCGGAAAATCCGTTAAAAGCTCTAACAGAAAGTTATGGGAAATATTGTCAAAACACCCCTGAATATCCGCATCTACAATCCATTTCTTCCGTTTATTCGGTCGAGCCAAATTGTAGATACTGGAGATAGCATCCTGGGTGCTACGTCCTGGGCGAAACCCGTAACTTGACCTTTCAAAAACAGATTCCCATTCGGGTTCTAAGGCATTTTTAACCATTGCCTGTATGGCACGGTCATGTATTACTTGAATTCCCAGAGTACGTTTCTTACCATTAGCTTTTGGGATGTATACTCTTCGCGCAGGTAATGATTTCCAAGGAGTGAAACTAGCGATTTTATCGACTAATTTTCCTCTGGTTTTAGCAGTTTTTACTACTACTTTATCGATACCCGGCGTATATTTCCCTCGATTATGTTGCGTTACCTTTCTAACACTTATTAAGCAGTTAGAATAGCTACGCAGCATCAGCTTCTGGAGCGAACGAACCTTTTTAAGGTTGCTCTCAGCTTTGGCTCTGAAGATTCGTTGTCTTAAATTCCGAACAATCCGATTAGCTTTGCGCCAATTAACGCTGTTCCAGTCAGTTTGTCCTTTGGTTCCGTTTACAGTTTCCTGCATCCAACATACACCTCGGTTTAGAATTATTACAACGGTCTTTGAGAGACCCACCTGCTTCCCGTCA belongs to Tolypothrix sp. NIES-4075 and includes:
- the ltrA gene encoding group II intron reverse transcriptase/maturase — encoded protein: MQETVNGTKGQTDWNSVNWRKANRIVRNLRQRIFRAKAESNLKKVRSLQKLMLRSYSNCLISVRKVTQHNRGKYTPGIDKVVVKTAKTRGKLVDKIASFTPWKSLPARRVYIPKANGKKRTLGIQVIHDRAIQAMVKNALEPEWESVFERSSYGFRPGRSTQDAISSIYNLARPNKRKKWIVDADIQGCFDNISHNFLLELLTDFPALELIKQWLKAGYMEEEIWHPTNAGTPQGSIVSPILANIALHGMESALGIKYNKEGELRSSRGLVRYADDFVVFCESKEDAENAVKILSEWMKPKGLTLSDEKTKIIHLNEGFDFLGFNIRQYQVSTSKTGLKLLIKPSKKSVQNIRSKLRSEWHNYKGKPVDAVIKKLNPIIRGEANYFRTGVSSEIFNSLDHWLYEKQKRYVKHAHRKKSDKWRKAKYWGRLNLDRPNDKWVFGNKKSGAYMLKFTWFPIKRHVLVQGKSSPDDPKLKDYWRKREEAKAESELIKSRQKIAKRQKYVCPICGESLFNDEELHL